The window ATCCTGTTTGCGCTGTACGTGCAGTTCCATGGCGACTACAGCCCGGGCGGCGGCTTCCAGGCCGGCGTGATCTTCGGCGCGGCATTCATCCTGTATGGCCTGCTCTATGGCATCGACACGGTAGAGCGCGTGATTCCGCCCGCGGTCATCCGCGTGCTGGCCGGTGTCGGCCTGCTGCTGTACGGCCTGACGGGCGTCGTGGCACTGCTCAAGGGCGGCAACTACCTCAACTACAGCGCCCTGCTGGAAAACGACCTTGCCGGCCAGCACGTCGGCATCATCGTGATCGAGCTGGGCGTCGGCATTACCGTCGCCTCGGTGATGCTGATCATATTCTTTGCCTTTGCCGGGAGGGCCCGCCCATGACCGAGCTGCTCCTCAGCCATTACAACTACTGGATTGTCATCTTCCTGATGATGGCCGGCTTTTTCACCGTGCTCAGCCGCAACAACCTGGTGAAGAAGATTGCCGGACTGAACATTTTCCAGACATCGGTATTCCTGCTGTACATCAGCCTTGGCAACGTCGCGGGTGGCACCACGCCAATCGTGGCCGAAGGCTATGCCAGCTATTCCAATCCGCTGCCGCACGTCCTGATCCTGACCGCCATCGTGGTCGGCGTGGCTACCACCGCGCTTGGCCTGGCGCTGGTCGTTCGCATCAAGGAAGCCTACGGCACCATCGAAGAAGACGAAATTCACGCCAAGGATGAATCGCTGTGACTGACGCAAGCTTTCTCCAGCACCTGAGCGTGCTCGTGGTGGTCGTGCCCCTGCTGGCCGCACCGCTGGTCAGCATGCTGCCCGCCGGCCGCCTGCCGTGGTTCG of the Gammaproteobacteria bacterium genome contains:
- a CDS encoding Na(+)/H(+) antiporter subunit B, whose amino-acid sequence is MNHHLILRVIAKFTIPLIILFALYVQFHGDYSPGGGFQAGVIFGAAFILYGLLYGIDTVERVIPPAVIRVLAGVGLLLYGLTGVVALLKGGNYLNYSALLENDLAGQHVGIIVIELGVGITVASVMLIIFFAFAGRARP
- a CDS encoding cation:proton antiporter subunit C, with translation MTELLLSHYNYWIVIFLMMAGFFTVLSRNNLVKKIAGLNIFQTSVFLLYISLGNVAGGTTPIVAEGYASYSNPLPHVLILTAIVVGVATTALGLALVVRIKEAYGTIEEDEIHAKDESL